A window of the Sphaerobacter thermophilus DSM 20745 genome harbors these coding sequences:
- a CDS encoding enoyl-CoA hydratase-related protein: MAVDVARDGHVATLTLNRPDVLNAFNTEQLEALRDALAGVTRDPEVRAIIITGAGDRAFAAGADIAEMRDKGPSQALIFARLGQSVCSMLENAPQPTIAAINGFALGGGCELALACDIRICSENAQLGQPEVTLGIPPGWGGTQRLARVIGRAAAKELILTGRRIGAEEALRLGLVSAVYPAEELMPRARELAERIAANAPVAVYYAKEAINRGTETDLETALAYEAHLFALAFDTRDQKEGMGAFLERRKPDFTGQ; the protein is encoded by the coding sequence ATGGCGGTTGATGTGGCGCGCGACGGGCATGTGGCGACGCTGACGCTGAATCGCCCGGACGTCCTCAATGCGTTCAACACAGAGCAGTTGGAAGCCCTGCGGGATGCGCTGGCCGGGGTGACCCGCGACCCCGAGGTGCGGGCGATCATCATTACCGGCGCCGGAGATCGAGCATTCGCTGCCGGCGCGGACATCGCCGAGATGCGGGACAAAGGCCCGAGCCAGGCGCTCATCTTTGCCCGGCTGGGCCAGTCGGTCTGTTCGATGCTGGAGAACGCGCCGCAGCCGACCATCGCCGCGATCAATGGGTTCGCACTGGGCGGCGGCTGCGAGCTGGCGCTGGCGTGCGACATCCGCATCTGCTCAGAGAATGCCCAGCTCGGCCAGCCCGAGGTCACGCTCGGCATCCCGCCCGGCTGGGGCGGGACTCAGCGGCTGGCGCGGGTGATCGGGCGCGCGGCAGCCAAGGAATTGATCTTGACCGGCCGGCGGATCGGCGCCGAGGAGGCGCTGCGGCTGGGCCTGGTGAGCGCGGTCTACCCGGCCGAAGAGTTGATGCCCCGGGCGCGGGAGCTGGCTGAGCGGATCGCCGCCAACGCGCCGGTCGCGGTGTACTACGCCAAAGAGGCGATCAATCGGGGGACGGAGACGGACCTCGAGACCGCGCTGGCCTACGAGGCGCACCTGTTCGCCCTCGCCTTTGACACGCGCGACCAGAAGGAGGGCATGGGCGCCTTCCTGGAGCGGCGCAAGCCCGACTTCACGGGACAGTAG
- a CDS encoding electron transfer flavoprotein subunit beta/FixA family protein, producing the protein MVLVKQVPDPNAVRFDPRAGDIQSGTPQVANEYDLHAMEAAIRIKEQQGDVEIVAVSLGQARETLNRCLAMGADRAIVVEDAALASGDSAVTAKALAAVLRAEGFDLILVGQETSDGGTGSVGPALAALLDVPVVSNVVALEQQDGRLTVQREIEDGRQVIDLAPPAILCALSGLNEPRYPSLKGIMAARRKPTEAKSAADLGLEADAVQSRVSWGALFVEEETAEGIILKDVDADSAVDQLVAFLQERKLV; encoded by the coding sequence GTGGTCCTGGTGAAGCAGGTGCCGGACCCGAATGCGGTCCGCTTCGACCCGCGCGCGGGCGATATCCAGTCCGGCACGCCGCAGGTCGCTAACGAGTACGACCTGCACGCGATGGAGGCGGCCATCCGGATCAAGGAGCAGCAGGGCGACGTCGAGATCGTCGCGGTGAGCCTCGGGCAGGCGCGGGAGACGCTGAACCGCTGTCTGGCGATGGGGGCGGACCGGGCCATCGTCGTCGAAGACGCGGCTCTGGCGTCCGGGGATAGCGCCGTTACCGCGAAGGCGCTGGCGGCGGTTCTGCGCGCCGAAGGGTTTGACCTGATCCTGGTCGGCCAGGAGACGAGCGACGGCGGCACGGGGTCGGTCGGCCCGGCGCTGGCGGCGCTGCTCGACGTGCCGGTGGTGAGCAATGTGGTGGCGCTCGAGCAGCAGGACGGGCGGCTCACGGTGCAGCGGGAGATCGAGGACGGGCGGCAGGTGATCGACCTTGCGCCGCCGGCAATCCTCTGCGCCCTCAGCGGGTTGAACGAGCCGCGCTACCCCTCGCTCAAGGGCATCATGGCAGCACGGCGCAAGCCGACGGAGGCGAAGAGCGCGGCCGACCTGGGGCTCGAGGCTGACGCGGTGCAGTCGCGGGTGAGCTGGGGGGCGCTCTTCGTCGAGGAGGAGACGGCCGAGGGCATCATCCTCAAGGATGTGGACGCCGACAGTGCCGTAGATCAGTTGGTGGCCTTCCTGCAGGAGCGCAAGCTGGTCTGA